The region AAAATGTCCGCGCACCATCGTTTCAACTTCCTGTGCCAGATTGGTCCGGCCGTCGAACATGGTCAGGACCACTCCAAGCACCTTCAGCCGCGGGTTCAGGCCGCCCTGGACGCGTTCGACGGTTTCCATCAAGCCTGCCAGTCCCTCCAGCGCGTAATACTCGGCCTGCAGAGGAATCAGCAGGGCATCAACCGCCGCCAGGACATTGACTGTCAGCGGACCCAGGCTGGGCGGTGCGTCAATCAGGACCAAGTCGTACCCACCAACACTGGCCAGCAGCCGGGTCAGGGCGTCCGGATCATCAGCCAGTTCGACGCCCGCACCGGCAAGGTCAGGGGTAGAAGGCAAAACGAACAACCCGTCCTGCAAGGTCGGCAGGGTGAACTCGGCGGCCCGGGCCGGTTCGCCCAGAGCCTCATACAGGCCCTGCTCAGCGCCGCGCAGCCCCAGGCCGCTGGTGGCGTTGCCCTGAGGGTCCATGTCGAGCAGAAGCACCTTTCTGCCACCTGCAGCCAGATAGGCCGCAAGGTTGACAGCAGTGGTGGTTTTGCCCACGCCGCCTTTCTGGTTTACGACCCCAAGCACCTTCATGGTTTTCGTCTCACTTCGCGCTCCAGAATAGCGGCTGTTGATTGGGCACGCCTTCCCGGCGCGGGTATCTGTCGGGGGTATCCCTCAGTTTCTCCACCACCACGAGTGTCCGGGCGTCTCCGAGCACGGGCAGCGTAAAGGCCTCAACCTCGGTAACACGGCCGCCGAGTTCACCCGCTGCCCGCTGCCCCGCACGCAGCTCTTCTGGACTGATCGGGCCTTTCTGCGCTACCAGAAGGCCTCCGGGCCGCAGGAAAGGCAGGGCGAGCTCTGCCAGGATGGGCAGCGCAGCGACGGCACGCACCACCACCCGGTCATACCGGTCGCGGTGCTCCGGCTGTCTGGTCAGGGTCTCCGCTCGCCCAGCCACTGGGCGAACATTCTGCAGGCCAAGCGCTTCAGCAGTGGCGCGCACGAACTCCACCTTTTTGCGGGTGGAATCCACTGGCGTGAATTGCAGTTCTGCCCGCATCAGGGCAAGCGGCAGGGTTGGGAAACCAGCGCCCGTTCCCAGGTCTACCACCTGATGGTTGCCGTCCAGGTGGCCACCCCCGAGACACGTCAGCGAATCCACGAAGTGTTTCAAAACGATGTCACGCTCGGTCTTCAGGGCCGTGAGGTTGAACCGGGCATTGCCTTCCTGCAACAGGACCAGCAGCGCCGCAAATTGATCGAGCACTGGCGCTACATCGAGTCCCAGTTCCTGCGCGCCTGCGAGCAGTAATTCGGTGGCTTCAGGATTCACAGGTGATACCTCTGCTTCATTTCCATATAACGGTCGTAAACATGGTGGTCGATGCTCTGTAAAGGCAGGGCATCCAGTTGAGGAACCAGCTGCTCCCGCAGCACCTGTCCGCGCACCATCCACTGGTAGTAACTGCGTCCTCCGTGCTCGTACGGACCGTACAGCTTGGAGCCCGGGCACAAATCAAGCAGCGTATTGAACAGTCCGGCGTGCTTCGTGTGCATCCGTACCGTCACGTGTGGCTGCTTGCCGTCTCCTCCGAAATGCCCTTCACCAATCAGCACCCCGAGCAGAAGGCCCTGTTCAAAAGTCGCCAAATCACTTCCTCCTCTTGTTTCACCGTCAAGTTTCCCGTGAAACGAAAGAATCGTCAAGCGAAAGGTGCGCCAGCACACCCTGGCGCACCTATTTGTTTCACCGTCAGGTTTCCCGTGAAACACGCTGCTGTTTCAAATGAACCAACAGGACGCCAATGTCGGCGTGCCGCACTCCAGAGATCCGCGCTGCCTGATCCACAGTCTGAGGCTGGTGGCGCGCCAGCTTCTCTCGAGCCTCATTGGACAGCGCTGCAATACCAGCAAAGTCCACGCCTTCCAGGCTGAGGCGACGGGCATGGGCTTCGGACTGTAACTGGCGGCGGGCCCGGTCGATGTATCCCGCGTATTTCACACGGATCTCCAACGCTTCCCGTTCCTCTGCGGCGAGGACAGGAAGCTCGATCCCAAGCGCTTCCACATCGGCGAGTGCGAATTCGGGTCGCCGCAGCCAGGAGTCACCTGTCTGTCCCTGAATCCTCTGGCGCTGCAACGCTTCCAGTCCTGCCTGAACCCGGCTGTACTTCGCCTCGACCCGGGATGCTTCTGCATCGGTCACCAGTCCAAGACGCAATCCCAGGGGCGTCAGACGCTCGTCGGCGTTGTCCTGCCTGACCAGCAGGCGGTGTTCGACCCGGCTGGTCATCATGCGGTAGGGCTCGTCGCTGCCCTTAAAGACCAGGTCGTCAAGCAGAACTCCCAGGTATCCGGTTTCGCGCCCGATAACCTGTTCTTCCAGGCCAAGGGAACGCCGCGCTGCCGCCATTCCCGCCACAAGACCCTGGGCCGCCGCTTCCTCATACCCACTGGTGCCGTTGATCTGCCCCGCGGTAAACACGCCGGGCAGGTACCGCGACTCCAGATTGAGGGTCAGCTCTGTCGAGTCCACCACGTCATATTCGACCGCGTAGGCGTACCGCTGGATCACAGCTTGCTCGAATCCCGGAAGGGTCCGGACCAGCTGATCCTGCAGGTGCGGCGGCAACGACGAGCTGAATCCCTGCAGATACACCTCGCTGGTCTGCACACCATCCGGCTCGACAAACAGCAGGTGCCGGTCGTGATGAGCGAAGCGCACGACCTTGTCCTCGATACTCGGGCAGTAGCGGGGTCCCAGCCCTTCGATGTCACCGGCATACATGGGAGATTCGTGCAGATTGGCCTGAATAAGGCGGTGGGTTTCCGGAGTGGTATGGGTCTGCCAGGTTGGTGATTCCGTAGCGCGCGGCCCCGGACGCCCGGTGAACCCCCGCGGCTGCGGATCAGCCGGAATTTCGAGCAACTCAGAGAAGTTCACTGCGTCTGCTCGAACCCGTGGAGGCGTGCCGGTCTTGTACCGCTTGAGAACGTGGCCCGCACTGGCCAGCGGTGCGGAAAGAAAGCGTGACGGGGGCTCACCCTGCCGGCCTTCCGGGCGGGAATGCCGGCCGTACCAGGTGACGCCGCGCATAAACGTCCCGGCGGCCACGACAACACTGCGCGCTGCCAGCCTGCGGCCATCAGTGGTCACGACCAGCCAGCCGCCCCGTCCGTCGGACTCCAGATCGGCCGCCTCGCCACGAACGATGTCAATACCAGCGTGACCAAAAATGACATCCTGCGCGCGCTCAGCGTAGGCGTCACGTTCGTTCTGCACTCTCAGGGACTGCACGGCCGGGCCTTTGCTGGCATTCAGCACCCGGGTATGAATCGCGGTCTCATCGGCCAGCCGCCCCATCAGGCCGCCCAGTGCCTGCACCTCGAACACCAGCTGGCTTTTGCCGGGGCCTCCTACTGCAGGGTTGCACGGCATCCGACCCACGGTGGCCGGGTTGCCAATCAGCAGCGCGACCCGCTCGAACTTTGCCGCGGCCCACGCTGCCTCCAGGCCCGCGTGTCCACCGCCGATTACAATCACATTCCAGCCACTCATCTCAGGCGGCAGTGTACCGGGCGGCCCGTCACACAAGGGTGACCGTCCTTCCTGGACAGCCGCGCGGGGCAGGAAAGAGACCACTACACTGCGACTATGGACTTTGCAAGTTTACGGGCCGATCTGATCGGCGGGGACGCGGCGATCCGCACACCGTTCGGAATCCGGCGCGTGACCTACGCAGACTATGTGGCCTCAGGACGGGCGCTGCACAGCGTGGAGGACCGTATCGCCACCCTCGCTCTTCCCCTGTATGCCAACACCCACACTGAAGACAGCGCAACCGGCGCACACAGCACCCACCTGACGCACCAGGCGCAGGCGTATATCAAGAGCCAGCTGGGTGGAGACGATACCTGCAAGCTGCTGTTCTGCGGGTCGGGAAGCACCGCTGCCGTGCGCCGTCTTCAGGACATCCTGGGCCTCAGTGTGCCGTGCAGTCACCGTGAAACAGTGCTCTCGAACCTGCCTGAACACGAGCGGCCCGTGGTGTTTGTCGGCCCGTACGAACATCACAGCAACGAGGTGAGCTGGCGTGAGACGCTGGCCGAGGTGATCGAGGTGCCCCTGTGCCCCAGGGGAGGCCTGGACCTCGACGCCCTGCGGGGTCTCCTCAGAAATCCTGTTTACGCACGGCGCCCAAAAATCGGCTCATTCAGCGCTGCCAGCAATGTCACCGGGCTGCTGACTGACACGCGAACCGTGGCCCGGCTCCTTCACGCCAACGGGGCGTATGCCTTCTTCGACTTTGCTGCCAGCGGACCGTACGTCAAGATTGACATGAAGCCCGGCGCTCCGGATGGTTATGACGCTGTGTTCCTGAGCCCGCACAAATTTGTAGGAGGGCCAGGCACACCCGGCCTGCTGTGTTTCCAGCAGCACCTGTACCAGTTGCAGGTCCCAAGCACCGCCGGGGGCGGCACGGTCCGCTACGTCAGCCGGCAGCGACACGCCTACATCGAGGACATCGAAGCCCGCGAGGATGCAGGCACCCCAGCCATCCTGGGCAAGCTCCGCACAGCTCTGGCCTTCCGCGTCAAAGAGGAGCTGGGGGTCAAGCAGCTGACCCAGCGTGAGCACGAACTCTTTGGACGCGCATTGGCTCAGCTGGGGGCCAATCCCCGTGTTCAACTTCTGGGCAACCCGGATTCTGCCCGCCTGGCTTTTCTGTCATTCCTTGTCAAAACGTCGCAAGGCACGTACCTGCATCCCCGGCTGGTGGTCCGGCTGCTCAACGACCTGTTCGGGATCCAGGCCCGGGGTGGTTGTGCCTGCGCCGGGCCCTATGGCCACGCCCTGCTGAACATCGACGAAGAGCACAGCGAGCGCTACTTCCAGTGCATCATGGGAGACCTTGAAGGCATCAAGCCCGGCTGGACCCGCCTCAATCTGGCTCCCTGGGCTACGGACGAGGAGGTCACCTTTTTGCTGGCCGCTGTGGAGTTCATCGCGGAATATGGAGAACGCTTCCTGCCGCTCTACGACTTCAACTGGCAGACCGGAGCCTGGACCCATGCGGACGATCAGGCCCCACTTGATCTTTTTGGGCACGAGCGGCCCCTGAAAGAAGAGGGGGCAGTGCCGTATCAGAAGTATCTGTCATACGCATTTCAGCTCGCCAGCAGCCTGAGCGAGAGGGGAGAAGCACGCGCAGTTCCACCGCAGGTGCCGGCTGACCTCGTGTTCTTTGCCCATTAACGCTTGATCGGTAGATTTTTCCGAGGTTGTTTGACGGACTGTGAGGGTGACCTGATCTCCCGGGCTTGAGTTTGTCCTCCTGACTGGGAGGGCTCAGGTCCTCTGAGCTCAAAAGGTGCCGTTGGTCCCATGAGACTCCCTGCAACAGGTCACTTCATGGGTCAGCGCGCTAGCTTATGATGCCGTCCAGACGGCAGGACCCCTGGTGCGTGCTCCACAGGACTTGAAAGCATTAACGTACGCCATCAAGCACCTGTACTTTATTGCGCGCTCCAGCTCACTCGGATATCAACCCCTCCCCAGCCATTCAGACACGCGCCATCCCAGCGGCGCTGATCACCGTGCCGGAAGACATGGACCTGTAGACTCCGGGTTCTGGGCTCATCGGCAGTTGAACCGACCTCCTGTGCAAGCGCTGTACGCCCGCTGGTCCCGACAGCCACGAAGTAGCGCACCGTCCATTCCTGAGGTGGCTGGACGACTGCATCCACCGTGAGTGCACAGCGTTTCTGAAGTTCTTTCGGGGGTAGACTCCACGCGCTCTCCCAAGCCATGAAGAGCGGAACTGCCAAAATCAACAGGAGGACACCACCCGCTTGAGCCCACGCCTTTGCAGGTGGCGTTGTGGGATTGCTCGTTCTGCTCATTTGCGCTTGTGTTTGATCACAATCATTCTTTCGCACGGCTTGAGTTCAGGACAGGAGAAATCAGAATGCCAACAAGACGAACACAGTGAGGTGGAATTAAGCGCAGAGTGACCCCAGGTAGCATCTTCTAGAGTACATTCCAGGCACAGCAGCATGATCTTGCTGGTCTTGTCGTCCATATCACCCGGGTAAACATCCCGGCTCATTCCTTATGCCGACTTCCATAGAGCCTTCTCAGTCAACTTTAGCTGTCTTCTCTTCAAGGGCGTCTCAAACTACAGCTTGTCTCTGCATGGTGGACAGCGAACGGCCGATAAGAAAGCACGCTTCACCGCCGGGCCTTCCAGGCATGGCTTAGAATGCCTAACGAACGTTAGATAGACAACTCCTGACGGTAGGGCGCGGCCCGTGAGCCTTCCCGCCGTCATGGCTGAGGAGGCTTTCCCCGTCATGATTCAACCTTTTACAGCTGAACCCATCCAATGGGTCTCGGAAAGCGGTGTGCCGGTCCGTGACCTGCCGGAACGGTTCACGCCCCAGTTGCTGCGAGATCTGCATGCCCTGATGCTGCGCGCACGCGAATTCGACCGCAAGCTCATCACCCTGCTGCGCCAGGGGCGCACCACCTTCTACGCGCAGTCCAGCGGTATGGAAGCCACCCAGGTCGGCCTGGCACGCTCTATCCGCGTAGGCCACGACTGGGTCTGGCCGTATTACCGCGACCACACCCTGGGACTGGCCATGGGCGTACCTATGTTTGAGCTGATCAGCCAGTGCCTGGGCAGCAACAGCGACCCCAGCCGCGGGCGGCAGATGCCTCACCACTTCGCGGCCAAGCGTCAGAACTTTGTGTCGATCTCCAGCAGCATCGCCTCGCAGGTGCCGCCGGCCGCTGGCAATGCCATGGCGCAAAAGTACCTGGGCGTAGACGAAATCACGGTCTGCACCTTCGGAGACGGCGCGACCAGCGAAGGTGACTGGCACGCCGGCATGAACATGGCGGGTGCCCATCAGGCCCCGGCGCTGTTCGTGTGTGAGAACAACCAGTGGGCAATCAGCACCCACCTCAGGGCCCAGACGGCCAGCGAGAACATCCACATCAAGGCCAAGGCCTACGGCATGCCGGGCTTCTACGTCGACGGCAACGACATCGTGGCTGTCATGGAAGTCTGCGCCCACGCTGCCGAGTGGGTGCGCGCCGGCAACGGCCCCGCCCTGGTGGAGTGCCTGACCTACCGCGTGGGCTCACACAGCAATGCCGATGCGGACGCCGAGAAGCACTACCGCACCCGCGAGGAAGTCGAGGAATGGCTGGGCCGGGACCCGATTGTCCGCATTGAAAAGCTGCTTGAGCACCTGGGTCACCCGATCAGCGCCGAGGAACGCGCCCAGATGATTGCCCAGACCCACCGCGAGGTCGACGAACAGGTCATTCAGGCCGAGGCCACGGGCCAGCCTGACTGGCGGATTATTTTCGAGGATGTCTATGCCGACATGCCCGGCCACCTGCGTGACCAGGAGGCCCAGCTGCGTGCCGAGCAGGAAGCTGGCCAGGAGGTGCGCGCATGACGGCCACGCAGCAACGCAATCCCGCCAGTGGGGGAGGGGAGACCCGGACCATCAACCTCATTCAGGCGGTGACCGAGGCCCTCCACGAGGAACTCGAGCGCGACGAGCGCGTGGTGCTGTTTGGAGAAGACGTTGGCGCGCGTGGTGGAGTCTTCATGGCCACGGCCGGGCTGCAGGCCACGTTTGGCAAGCACCGCGTGTTCGACACGCCGCTGAGTGAAGCCAGCATCGTAGGCGCGGCAGTCGGGATGGCCGTGCGTGGCCTGCGCCCCGTCGCAGAGATTCAGTTTGCCGACTACATGGGTCCGGGCTTCGACCAGATCATCTCGCAGGCGGCCAAGATCCGCTACCGCAGCGGCGGGCAGTTCACCGCTCCCATGGTCATCCGTACGCCTTCAGGCGGCGGGGTCAAGGGCGGACACCACCACAGTCAGAGCCCCGAGGCCTACTACACCCACACCCCGGGTCTCAAGGTGGTGATGCCCAGCACTCCCTACGACGCCAAGGGGCTGCTCAAGGCTGCCATTCGCGGCGAGGACCCGGTCATCTACTTCGAGCCCAAGCGGCTGTACCGCGCCTCCAAGGGTGAGGTGCCAGTCCACGACTTCACCGTCAAACTTGGCGAGGCGGCCATCCGCCGTGAAGGCAGCGACCTGAGCCTGATCGGCTACGGCGGCGTAATGCCGGATCTCGAAAAGGCCGCCGATGCCCTGGGCGCTGAAGGCGTCAGCGTGGAGGTCATTGACCTGCGCAGTCTGGTGCCCTGGGACAAGGACCGGGTGCTGACCAGTGTCCAGAAGACCGGCCGCGCCGTGCTGGTGAGTGAGGCCCCCCGTATCGGGAACTTCATGGGCGAGGTCGCCTACACCATCCAGGAGCAGGCCTTTGATTATCTGACGGCGCCTGTGGGGCAGGTGGCCGGTTTCGACACGCCTTACCCCTACGTACAGGACAAGGTCTATCTGCCCGGTCCCAACCGTATCGTGCGCGCCTGCGTGCAGGCCCTGAATTACTGATGCCGGTCCAGCAGCTTAGGAAGGCCGCATGAAGCCCGAACTGTGGCGTCCCCTGCTGGGAACCCTGGGGCTGATGATCGGGTTCGGGCTCTACGGGCTGATCGGCAAACTGGCCGAGCCATGGCAGAGCGTCTGTATCGGCGCGCTGTTCGTGATTCTGGGCGCGGTGGCCTACTGGTATGCCCAAGGCGAACGCTGGATCCAGGTGCTGGGGCTGCTGCTGGCGGTCTACGGCGTGTTGCGCGCGTTTCTGCTGCGCTGAATGTTTTTTTCTCAAGAGAGGTTGTCATGAAAGAAGTGCTGCTGCCCGAACTCGCCGAAAGTGTCGTCGAGGGTGAAATTCTGAAATGGCTGGTTCAGGAAGGCGACACCATCGCCCTGGAACAGCCGCTGTGCGAGGTCATGACAGATAAGGTCACTGTGGAACTTCCCAGCCCGGTGGCGGGTGTGCTACGCCAGCGGCTGGCCAATGAAGGCGACGTGGTCGCAGTACACGCCGCGATTGCCCTGATCGACGAGACAGGCGGCGGCGCCTCTTCCTCTGCCCCGAGCGCCATGCAGGCCATTCAGGACACGGCAGAGAGTCCGGCAACCGCTGATGCCCAGCTTCCTCCCCAGGCTCAGGAAGAGCGCGAACAGATCGGTGGCAGCATCGTGGAAGCCAGCCACCTGCCCAAGGCCGATGACGACTCCAGCAGCCTGTTCAAGGCTTTCGCGTCGGACGAGCAGGTCAAGGTCCAGGGCCTGGGAGGCCGCACTCCGGCGCCACAGGGCGCCGCGCAGCCGGTCCGCAACGACGGCCGGGTGCTGGCTGTTCCAGCGGCCCGCCAGCTGGCCCGCGAACTTGGTCTGGATCTCAACCGTATCCAGGGCAGCGGACCCAACGGCCGCATCCGCGTATCAGATGTCCTGGCCCAGACGCAGGGGCAGACCGCTTCCTCAACGGCTGCTTCCTCAATGCCTGCTTCTGCACCGGCTCCCCAGCCCGCCTCCACTGCCCAGGCTGCCGCTCAGCCGGCGCCAGCATCCAGCAAAGCCGCCCAGGGTGGCCTGCCGGTCGCTCCGGTGCAGTACCGCACGCCCAAAGGCTACGAGCACCTCGAAGACCGTGTTCCTCTGCGCGGCATGCGCCGGGCCATCAGCAACCAGATGGTCGCCTCGCACCTGTACACCGTGCGGACGCTGACCGTGGACGAGGTCAACCTGACCCGCCTGGTCGAATTCCGCAACCGCGTCAAGGACGAAGCGAAGGCTGCCGACGTCAAGCTGTCATACCTGCCTTTCATCTTTAAGGCGGTTGCAGTTGCCCTGCGTAAGTATCCCAGCCTGAACACCTCTTTTGACGAGGCCACCCAGGAAATTGTTCAGAAGCGCTACTACAACATGGGGATGGCTGTGGCCACCGACGCTGGCCTGACCGTACCGGTCCTCAAGGACGTGGGCCGCAAGAGTGTCTTTGAACTGGCCCGCGAAGTGGTGGACCTGGCCGGGCGCGCCCAGGCCGGCAAGCTGCAGCCTGACGAACTGGCAGGAAGCACTTTCAGCATTACCAACATCGGGTCTATCGGAGCGCTGTTCAGCTTTCCCATCATCAACGTGCCTGACGCTGCCATCCTGGGCGTCCACAGCATCGTCAAGCGCCCCATCGTGGATGAGGACGACAATATTGTCGTCGCGCACATGATGTACCTCAGCCTGTCGTTCGACCACCGTCTGGTGGACGGCGCCGAAGCTGCCCGCTTCTGCAAGGAAGTGATCCGCCTGCTGGAAAATCCTGACCGACTGATGCTCGAAGCCATGTGATCAGGGGCTCAGGCTGCAGCTTCGACCTGATCCTGGGCCAAATCTGCAGTCTGGTTCAGCGTTCCGTCAGCTTGAGCCGCTAGGGTAGTGATTCACAGGTGGATTGACCGCCTGAGCGCTGTGCCTGAACGCAGGTCGGCTTGCTTTCCACACCGGAAAGATTGGATACCCTAGTGAAAATGCCTCGACTCCTGACACTCCTTCTTCTGCTGCTGCTCGCCTCACCGGCGGGGGCCCTGCAGCTGATTGTCTGGGACCGTGATTTTCAGACAAAAGTTGGCTATGGGGAAAGCAGTGGTGGGAAATTCAACATCCAGTTGCTGCCGCGCTACAGTGGGCCGGTCGTGGTGCTGTTTTCCCAGACGGACGAGGAACGCCGGCGTGCCACGTTCCCCACCCTGCTGAGCCGCTACGACGGATTTCTGCGCGGAGGGCAACTGACCATCGAGCCTCCGGGAAACGACGACGTGACACTCGCGAAGTTTCTGGCTATCTTCCGGCTGAGCGTCAACGTGCAGTCGACGGGACAGACCCTCACACTGCCTGGTCTGAAAGTCGCTGGGCCGGATAACATCAAGATCAACAATAAGTAGTTCCAGAGGAGGCTCTATGCTTGCGCAGATTCTTGTGGTGGAGGACGACCCGCACCTCGGGCCCCTTCTGAAGGAATACCTGTCGGCCGATTATCAGGTTCATCATTCCGCGACGCTGAGAGACGCTCAGGCCTGGCTGGGCACCCACAGTGCGCAGCTGATCCTGCTGGACCTGAACCTCCCCGACGGTGACGGGCTCGATCTGGTCCAGGCACTCCGGCAGTACAGCAGTACGCCGGTGCTGGTGCTGTCAGCGCGCAGCGGCGTGCAGGAACGGGTGGCCGGCCTGAATGCCGGAGCAGACGACTACCTGACCAAGCCGTTTGCCATGCCGGAACTTGATGCACGCATTACTGCGCTGCTCCGCCGGACAGCGGCAGGCACCGGGGTCAACCTGGGCAATACCAGCCTGTCGACCAGCAGCCTGCTGCTGACGGTGGACGAAAAGAACATCAACCTCACGGAACACGAGGCGCGCATCCTGGAACTCATGATGCGCACGCCCGAGCGGGTCTTCTCGCGCGCTGACATCGAGTCCCACCTGTATGGTTGGGAAACGCCCAACAGCAACAGTGTGGAGGTCCGGATCTCCCAGCTGCGCAAGAAGCTGGA is a window of Deinococcus deserti VCD115 DNA encoding:
- a CDS encoding ParA family protein is translated as MKVLGVVNQKGGVGKTTTAVNLAAYLAAGGRKVLLLDMDPQGNATSGLGLRGAEQGLYEALGEPARAAEFTLPTLQDGLFVLPSTPDLAGAGVELADDPDALTRLLASVGGYDLVLIDAPPSLGPLTVNVLAAVDALLIPLQAEYYALEGLAGLMETVERVQGGLNPRLKVLGVVLTMFDGRTNLAQEVETMVRGHFGELVFWSVVPRNVRLSEAPSFSKPINAFAPLSSGAAAYKRLADEVMQRVEKI
- the rsmG gene encoding 16S rRNA (guanine(527)-N(7))-methyltransferase RsmG; translation: MNPEATELLLAGAQELGLDVAPVLDQFAALLVLLQEGNARFNLTALKTERDIVLKHFVDSLTCLGGGHLDGNHQVVDLGTGAGFPTLPLALMRAELQFTPVDSTRKKVEFVRATAEALGLQNVRPVAGRAETLTRQPEHRDRYDRVVVRAVAALPILAELALPFLRPGGLLVAQKGPISPEELRAGQRAAGELGGRVTEVEAFTLPVLGDARTLVVVEKLRDTPDRYPRREGVPNQQPLFWSAK
- the mnmG gene encoding tRNA uridine-5-carboxymethylaminomethyl(34) synthesis enzyme MnmG — its product is MSGWNVIVIGGGHAGLEAAWAAAKFERVALLIGNPATVGRMPCNPAVGGPGKSQLVFEVQALGGLMGRLADETAIHTRVLNASKGPAVQSLRVQNERDAYAERAQDVIFGHAGIDIVRGEAADLESDGRGGWLVVTTDGRRLAARSVVVAAGTFMRGVTWYGRHSRPEGRQGEPPSRFLSAPLASAGHVLKRYKTGTPPRVRADAVNFSELLEIPADPQPRGFTGRPGPRATESPTWQTHTTPETHRLIQANLHESPMYAGDIEGLGPRYCPSIEDKVVRFAHHDRHLLFVEPDGVQTSEVYLQGFSSSLPPHLQDQLVRTLPGFEQAVIQRYAYAVEYDVVDSTELTLNLESRYLPGVFTAGQINGTSGYEEAAAQGLVAGMAAARRSLGLEEQVIGRETGYLGVLLDDLVFKGSDEPYRMMTSRVEHRLLVRQDNADERLTPLGLRLGLVTDAEASRVEAKYSRVQAGLEALQRQRIQGQTGDSWLRRPEFALADVEALGIELPVLAAEEREALEIRVKYAGYIDRARRQLQSEAHARRLSLEGVDFAGIAALSNEAREKLARHQPQTVDQAARISGVRHADIGVLLVHLKQQRVSRET
- a CDS encoding aminotransferase class V-fold PLP-dependent enzyme; this encodes MDFASLRADLIGGDAAIRTPFGIRRVTYADYVASGRALHSVEDRIATLALPLYANTHTEDSATGAHSTHLTHQAQAYIKSQLGGDDTCKLLFCGSGSTAAVRRLQDILGLSVPCSHRETVLSNLPEHERPVVFVGPYEHHSNEVSWRETLAEVIEVPLCPRGGLDLDALRGLLRNPVYARRPKIGSFSAASNVTGLLTDTRTVARLLHANGAYAFFDFAASGPYVKIDMKPGAPDGYDAVFLSPHKFVGGPGTPGLLCFQQHLYQLQVPSTAGGGTVRYVSRQRHAYIEDIEAREDAGTPAILGKLRTALAFRVKEELGVKQLTQREHELFGRALAQLGANPRVQLLGNPDSARLAFLSFLVKTSQGTYLHPRLVVRLLNDLFGIQARGGCACAGPYGHALLNIDEEHSERYFQCIMGDLEGIKPGWTRLNLAPWATDEEVTFLLAAVEFIAEYGERFLPLYDFNWQTGAWTHADDQAPLDLFGHERPLKEEGAVPYQKYLSYAFQLASSLSERGEARAVPPQVPADLVFFAH
- a CDS encoding thiamine pyrophosphate-dependent dehydrogenase E1 component subunit alpha, with product MIQPFTAEPIQWVSESGVPVRDLPERFTPQLLRDLHALMLRAREFDRKLITLLRQGRTTFYAQSSGMEATQVGLARSIRVGHDWVWPYYRDHTLGLAMGVPMFELISQCLGSNSDPSRGRQMPHHFAAKRQNFVSISSSIASQVPPAAGNAMAQKYLGVDEITVCTFGDGATSEGDWHAGMNMAGAHQAPALFVCENNQWAISTHLRAQTASENIHIKAKAYGMPGFYVDGNDIVAVMEVCAHAAEWVRAGNGPALVECLTYRVGSHSNADADAEKHYRTREEVEEWLGRDPIVRIEKLLEHLGHPISAEERAQMIAQTHREVDEQVIQAEATGQPDWRIIFEDVYADMPGHLRDQEAQLRAEQEAGQEVRA
- a CDS encoding alpha-ketoacid dehydrogenase subunit beta — its product is MTATQQRNPASGGGETRTINLIQAVTEALHEELERDERVVLFGEDVGARGGVFMATAGLQATFGKHRVFDTPLSEASIVGAAVGMAVRGLRPVAEIQFADYMGPGFDQIISQAAKIRYRSGGQFTAPMVIRTPSGGGVKGGHHHSQSPEAYYTHTPGLKVVMPSTPYDAKGLLKAAIRGEDPVIYFEPKRLYRASKGEVPVHDFTVKLGEAAIRREGSDLSLIGYGGVMPDLEKAADALGAEGVSVEVIDLRSLVPWDKDRVLTSVQKTGRAVLVSEAPRIGNFMGEVAYTIQEQAFDYLTAPVGQVAGFDTPYPYVQDKVYLPGPNRIVRACVQALNY
- a CDS encoding dihydrolipoamide acetyltransferase family protein; this translates as MKEVLLPELAESVVEGEILKWLVQEGDTIALEQPLCEVMTDKVTVELPSPVAGVLRQRLANEGDVVAVHAAIALIDETGGGASSSAPSAMQAIQDTAESPATADAQLPPQAQEEREQIGGSIVEASHLPKADDDSSSLFKAFASDEQVKVQGLGGRTPAPQGAAQPVRNDGRVLAVPAARQLARELGLDLNRIQGSGPNGRIRVSDVLAQTQGQTASSTAASSMPASAPAPQPASTAQAAAQPAPASSKAAQGGLPVAPVQYRTPKGYEHLEDRVPLRGMRRAISNQMVASHLYTVRTLTVDEVNLTRLVEFRNRVKDEAKAADVKLSYLPFIFKAVAVALRKYPSLNTSFDEATQEIVQKRYYNMGMAVATDAGLTVPVLKDVGRKSVFELAREVVDLAGRAQAGKLQPDELAGSTFSITNIGSIGALFSFPIINVPDAAILGVHSIVKRPIVDEDDNIVVAHMMYLSLSFDHRLVDGAEAARFCKEVIRLLENPDRLMLEAM
- a CDS encoding response regulator transcription factor, with the protein product MLAQILVVEDDPHLGPLLKEYLSADYQVHHSATLRDAQAWLGTHSAQLILLDLNLPDGDGLDLVQALRQYSSTPVLVLSARSGVQERVAGLNAGADDYLTKPFAMPELDARITALLRRTAAGTGVNLGNTSLSTSSLLLTVDEKNINLTEHEARILELMMRTPERVFSRADIESHLYGWETPNSNSVEVRISQLRKKLEQAASDLRIRTIRNVGYVLQT